In one Gossypium hirsutum isolate 1008001.06 chromosome D09, Gossypium_hirsutum_v2.1, whole genome shotgun sequence genomic region, the following are encoded:
- the LOC107931483 gene encoding uncharacterized protein isoform X3, with protein sequence MELCSFSPCIEQVQLHVKLLDLTLQQDIEIPFFIGLKFQGFSAECFEWPFQPWPNRNKENSSQNLLHTFSANAFKVASFITALHFQICFRFGDMVQQMKIY encoded by the exons ATGGAACTCTGTTCCTTCTCACCTTGCATCGAACAAGTGCAACTTCATGTGAAACTCTTAGATTTGACTTTACAG CAGGACATTGAAATCCCCTTCTTCATCGGATTGAAATTTCAG GGATTCAGTGCTGAATGCTTTGAATGGCCATTCCAACCATGGCCgaatagaaataaagaaaattctTCCCAAAATCTCCTTCACACTTTCTCTGCAAATGCGTTCAAAGTTGCCTCTTTTATCACAGCATTACACTTTCAG ATTTGTTTCAGGTTTGGAGATATGGTGCAACAGatgaaaatttattaa
- the LOC107931483 gene encoding uncharacterized protein isoform X2, producing the protein MELCSFSPCIEQVQLHVKLLDLTLQDIEIPFFIGLKFQGFSAECFEWPFQPWPNRNKENSSQNLLHTFSANAFKVASFITALHFQVWRYGATDENLLRNIGYSALEQTS; encoded by the exons ATGGAACTCTGTTCCTTCTCACCTTGCATCGAACAAGTGCAACTTCATGTGAAACTCTTAGATTTGACTTTACAG GACATTGAAATCCCCTTCTTCATCGGATTGAAATTTCAG GGATTCAGTGCTGAATGCTTTGAATGGCCATTCCAACCATGGCCgaatagaaataaagaaaattctTCCCAAAATCTCCTTCACACTTTCTCTGCAAATGCGTTCAAAGTTGCCTCTTTTATCACAGCATTACACTTTCAG GTTTGGAGATATGGTGCAACAGatgaaaatttattaagaaatatAGGTTATAGTGCTTTGGAGCAGACAAGTTGA
- the LOC107931483 gene encoding uncharacterized protein isoform X1 codes for MELCSFSPCIEQVQLHVKLLDLTLQQDIEIPFFIGLKFQGFSAECFEWPFQPWPNRNKENSSQNLLHTFSANAFKVASFITALHFQVWRYGATDENLLRNIGYSALEQTS; via the exons ATGGAACTCTGTTCCTTCTCACCTTGCATCGAACAAGTGCAACTTCATGTGAAACTCTTAGATTTGACTTTACAG CAGGACATTGAAATCCCCTTCTTCATCGGATTGAAATTTCAG GGATTCAGTGCTGAATGCTTTGAATGGCCATTCCAACCATGGCCgaatagaaataaagaaaattctTCCCAAAATCTCCTTCACACTTTCTCTGCAAATGCGTTCAAAGTTGCCTCTTTTATCACAGCATTACACTTTCAG GTTTGGAGATATGGTGCAACAGatgaaaatttattaagaaatatAGGTTATAGTGCTTTGGAGCAGACAAGTTGA